A genomic segment from Desulfurella amilsii encodes:
- a CDS encoding prephenate dehydrogenase → MFNTIGIAGLGLIGGSFGLAIKHNKLSKVVIGFDTNEENLNDALKLELIDIGASSYKSFSICDFVIVSVPPSQTAKVVLGLFEVLKENTIIIDVASVKGPIIADIKNSIPKGISYIPTHPIAGTENFGPRSAFRQLFNDKYFIITPINNITFAEKKVEEFAKKIKMKVKYMDAQRHDEVFAYVSHLPHVIAYNLVNLIWHKKENDEAYSFVGGGFKDFTRIAKSNEKMWSDIFFLNKKNILSAIDDYIENLLVLKTIIENNEEKKLLETLKNIRLFKEHLDG, encoded by the coding sequence ATGTTTAACACTATCGGTATAGCTGGACTAGGTTTAATCGGTGGCTCTTTTGGACTTGCAATTAAACATAACAAGCTTTCAAAAGTCGTTATTGGCTTTGATACCAATGAAGAAAACTTAAATGATGCTTTAAAATTAGAACTAATAGATATAGGTGCAAGCTCATACAAATCATTTTCAATTTGCGATTTTGTAATAGTAAGCGTACCACCTTCTCAAACTGCTAAAGTGGTTTTGGGCTTATTTGAAGTTTTGAAAGAAAATACAATAATAATAGATGTTGCAAGCGTAAAAGGACCCATAATAGCTGATATTAAAAACTCTATACCAAAAGGTATTAGCTATATTCCAACCCACCCCATAGCAGGTACAGAAAACTTTGGCCCCAGATCGGCTTTTAGACAGCTTTTTAATGATAAATACTTTATAATAACACCAATTAACAATATAACATTTGCAGAAAAAAAAGTAGAAGAATTTGCAAAAAAAATTAAAATGAAAGTAAAATACATGGATGCCCAAAGACATGATGAAGTATTTGCCTATGTAAGTCACTTGCCACACGTTATAGCTTATAACCTTGTAAATCTTATATGGCACAAAAAAGAAAATGATGAAGCTTATAGCTTTGTAGGCGGTGGGTTTAAAGATTTTACGCGCATAGCAAAGTCAAATGAAAAAATGTGGAGCGATATATTTTTTCTAAACAAGAAAAACATTTTAAGTGCCATTGATGATTATATTGAAAATTTATTAGTTTTAAAAACAATAATAGAAAACAACGAGGAAAAAAAACTTTTAGAAACTCTAAAAAATATTAGATTATTTAAAGAACATTTAGATGGCTAA
- the cmk gene encoding (d)CMP kinase yields MANFIVTIDGPSGSGKSTICKMLAKNDGFIHIDTGKIYRSIAYLLGETFSQDKLNKLKLDFKLQDSQILLVANGKILNDLLSSEYIAKKASLIAQKEFVRSFVNDFARKIAYNGKFVIDGRDAGSLIFTNAQLKFFLTAKTEERAKRRSIELSINYKESLDSIIQRDKQDSERKVSPLVVPKGAIKIDSSNLAIEEVYSLIKSYL; encoded by the coding sequence ATGGCTAATTTTATTGTAACAATTGACGGGCCAAGCGGCAGTGGCAAAAGCACTATTTGTAAAATGCTTGCAAAAAATGATGGCTTTATTCATATAGATACAGGAAAGATTTACAGAAGCATCGCATATCTACTTGGAGAAACATTTAGCCAAGATAAGCTAAATAAGCTAAAATTAGATTTTAAACTGCAAGACTCGCAAATCCTGTTAGTTGCAAATGGTAAAATTTTAAACGATTTATTATCTAGCGAGTATATAGCAAAAAAAGCTTCATTGATCGCCCAGAAAGAATTTGTTAGAAGTTTTGTAAATGATTTTGCAAGAAAAATTGCATATAACGGGAAATTTGTAATAGATGGCAGAGATGCAGGTAGTTTAATTTTTACAAATGCGCAGTTAAAATTCTTCTTAACAGCTAAAACAGAAGAAAGGGCAAAAAGAAGGTCGATAGAGTTGTCTATAAACTACAAAGAATCGCTAGATTCTATAATTCAAAGAGATAAACAAGATTCTGAAAGAAAAGTTTCCCCTCTTGTTGTCCCAAAAGGGGCAATAAAAATAGATTCCAGCAATTTAGCAATTGAAGAGGTTTACAGTTTAATAAAAAGCTACCTTTAA
- the trxB gene encoding thioredoxin-disulfide reductase: MYDVVIIGGGPAGLTAGIYAARSGLKAIVLEDKVFGGQIVFSADLENYPGFPEGISGMDIIDKFLKQAKKFDVEISYDGIESIENDISCKRVILKNKSCITTKTVIIATGASADKLGCPGEAKFLGKGVSYCATCDGAFFKGKTVTVIGGGDSALEEALYLANLVKKIYLIHRRDQFRAVKILQDRIKKNNKVEIIFDSVVKEILGDKFVKGVLIENVKTKQQSRLDIDGIFIYIGLTPNSKFASDLIQTDEYGYIITNEEMETNIPGIYAVGDVRKKSLRQVVTACADGAIAASNAQKYIEKMKA, encoded by the coding sequence ATGTATGATGTTGTGATTATAGGTGGCGGTCCAGCTGGTTTGACAGCAGGTATTTATGCAGCAAGAAGCGGTTTAAAAGCAATTGTATTAGAAGACAAGGTTTTTGGCGGTCAGATTGTTTTCAGTGCCGATCTTGAAAACTATCCAGGCTTTCCAGAGGGTATAAGCGGAATGGATATAATAGATAAATTCTTAAAACAAGCCAAAAAGTTTGATGTTGAAATTAGCTATGATGGCATTGAGAGTATAGAAAATGATATTTCGTGCAAGAGGGTTATCTTAAAAAACAAAAGCTGCATAACAACAAAAACGGTTATTATAGCAACGGGTGCTAGTGCAGATAAATTAGGCTGTCCAGGGGAAGCTAAGTTTTTAGGAAAAGGCGTGTCATATTGCGCAACATGCGATGGTGCATTTTTTAAAGGAAAAACTGTTACAGTGATTGGCGGTGGTGATTCTGCCTTAGAAGAAGCTTTGTATCTAGCCAATCTTGTTAAAAAAATATATTTAATTCATAGAAGAGATCAATTTAGAGCTGTAAAAATATTACAGGATCGAATAAAGAAAAATAATAAAGTAGAAATTATATTTGATAGCGTTGTAAAAGAAATTTTAGGCGATAAATTTGTAAAAGGTGTGCTTATAGAAAATGTTAAGACTAAACAGCAATCAAGGTTGGATATAGATGGTATATTTATTTATATTGGCCTTACGCCAAACTCAAAGTTTGCTTCTGATTTAATACAAACAGATGAATATGGTTACATTATTACAAACGAGGAAATGGAAACAAACATTCCGGGTATTTATGCGGTAGGCGATGTAAGAAAAAAATCCCTAAGGCAAGTTGTAACAGCATGCGCAGATGGTGCAATTGCAGCATCCAATGCCCAAAAATACATCGAAAAAATGAAAGCTTAA
- the trxA gene encoding thioredoxin yields the protein MAVEVKLTTDSWEQEVLKSDIPVLVDFWAPWCGPCRMVAPVVSEIAHEYEGKLKIGKLNTDEEPDIAVKYGIMSIPTLMVFKNGEVVDQIIGAAPKEYFTQRLDKIL from the coding sequence ATGGCAGTTGAAGTAAAATTGACCACTGATAGTTGGGAACAAGAGGTATTAAAATCAGACATTCCAGTTTTAGTAGATTTTTGGGCACCATGGTGCGGACCTTGTAGAATGGTTGCTCCTGTAGTGTCAGAAATTGCACATGAATACGAGGGTAAGCTAAAAATTGGAAAATTAAACACCGATGAAGAACCTGATATTGCCGTTAAATATGGTATAATGAGCATACCTACGCTAATGGTGTTTAAAAATGGCGAAGTAGTAGACCAGATCATTGGCGCTGCACCAAAAGAATATTTCACGCAAAGGTTGGATAAAATTTTATAA
- the coaE gene encoding dephospho-CoA kinase (Dephospho-CoA kinase (CoaE) performs the final step in coenzyme A biosynthesis.), which translates to MRIGLTGSIACGKSTVANMLKELGAYIIDADEIAHEALKKTEKPYKQILEVFGFFILDEQGNIDRKKLGSIVLKDKQKLAVLESIIHPYVQQKRKEIEELILQKNKNAMIIYDVPLLFEKHLEGSFDKIIVVYTTKNIQIERLMKRQNLTYDEALNLIKLQVDIEEKKKKADFVIDNSYSLEDTRKQVVEVFKKLY; encoded by the coding sequence ATGCGTATAGGTTTAACTGGCTCCATTGCTTGCGGTAAATCAACTGTAGCCAATATGTTGAAAGAGTTGGGTGCATACATCATAGATGCAGATGAGATTGCCCACGAGGCACTAAAAAAAACAGAGAAACCATACAAACAGATATTGGAAGTATTTGGTTTTTTTATTCTAGATGAGCAAGGAAATATTGATAGAAAAAAACTAGGTTCAATAGTATTAAAAGATAAGCAAAAGCTTGCGGTTTTAGAATCAATTATACATCCGTATGTCCAGCAAAAAAGAAAAGAAATTGAAGAATTAATATTACAAAAAAACAAAAATGCTATGATTATATATGATGTGCCACTGCTATTCGAAAAACATTTAGAAGGTAGTTTTGATAAAATTATTGTAGTTTATACAACCAAAAATATCCAGATAGAAAGATTAATGAAAAGGCAAAATTTAACTTACGATGAGGCGCTAAATTTAATCAAATTGCAAGTGGATATAGAAGAAAAAAAGAAAAAAGCTGATTTTGTGATTGATAATTCTTATTCATTAGAAGATACAAGAAAACAGGTTGTTGAAGTATTCAAAAAACTGTATTAA
- a CDS encoding endonuclease III domain-containing protein has protein sequence MNLTLIEIYETLFKIFGKQHWWPADSQDEVIIGAILTQNTAWQNVEKAIENLKKTNLCSLDKIRNSSQSIIEGLIKPSGFYRQKSLYLKEIASFFKNFDKNNTDTANFRKMLLNVKGIGFETADSILLYVFSRPIFVVDAYTKRLVERKKLFYSLEYNKVQQFFMQNLPHDIELFKEYHALIVKLGKIFCRKKPNCAGCPIKCV, from the coding sequence TTGAACTTGACGCTAATTGAAATATACGAAACGCTTTTTAAAATTTTCGGTAAGCAACACTGGTGGCCAGCTGATAGTCAAGACGAGGTAATTATAGGGGCAATTTTGACTCAAAACACTGCGTGGCAAAATGTAGAAAAGGCCATTGAAAATTTAAAAAAAACAAATCTTTGCAGCTTAGATAAAATAAGAAACTCCTCGCAAAGCATTATAGAAGGGTTAATAAAGCCCTCTGGGTTTTATAGACAAAAAAGCTTATATTTAAAAGAAATAGCGTCTTTTTTTAAAAATTTTGATAAGAATAATACGGATACAGCAAATTTTAGAAAAATGCTTTTGAATGTTAAAGGTATAGGTTTTGAAACAGCAGACTCTATTTTGCTTTATGTGTTTTCTAGGCCAATTTTTGTTGTGGATGCTTATACTAAACGCCTTGTTGAGCGAAAAAAGCTTTTTTACTCGTTAGAATATAATAAAGTGCAGCAATTTTTTATGCAAAACTTACCACATGATATTGAATTATTTAAAGAATATCATGCTTTAATTGTAAAGTTAGGTAAAATTTTTTGCAGAAAAAAACCTAATTGTGCGGGATGCCCTATTAAATGCGTATAG
- a CDS encoding SIR2 family NAD-dependent protein deacylase produces the protein MSQIKRAAYLLKQSKFAVCFTGAGISVESGVPSFRGEDGLWEKYDQSLFEIDYFYKHPEKSWALINRIFFEVLKDKKPNKAHYALAKLEELGYMKAIITQNIDNLHYLAGSKNIIEYHGNSRMLVCGKCAKKFNASDFDLSSIPLCPDCKFPLKPDFVFFGEMIPKVAQEKSEELMRQCDLLIVIGTSGLVYPAAFLPMLAHKSGAKIIEINKTFTEYTDKIVDVFLEGSASEILKEILIELDAN, from the coding sequence TTGAGTCAGATTAAAAGGGCGGCATATTTATTAAAACAATCAAAGTTTGCTGTTTGTTTTACAGGCGCAGGTATCAGCGTAGAAAGCGGAGTGCCTTCTTTTAGAGGCGAAGATGGCCTATGGGAAAAGTATGACCAAAGTTTATTTGAAATAGATTATTTTTATAAACATCCAGAAAAATCGTGGGCTTTGATTAATAGGATCTTTTTTGAAGTATTAAAAGATAAAAAACCAAATAAAGCCCATTACGCTTTGGCTAAACTTGAAGAATTAGGCTATATGAAAGCAATAATTACTCAAAATATAGACAATTTGCATTATTTGGCAGGTAGCAAAAATATTATAGAATATCATGGCAACTCAAGAATGCTAGTATGCGGAAAGTGTGCTAAAAAGTTTAACGCAAGCGATTTTGATTTATCAAGCATACCTTTGTGCCCAGATTGCAAATTCCCACTAAAGCCAGATTTTGTTTTTTTTGGCGAGATGATACCCAAAGTAGCACAGGAAAAAAGCGAGGAATTGATGAGGCAGTGTGATCTATTAATCGTAATTGGTACAAGTGGACTGGTTTACCCAGCTGCTTTTTTACCTATGCTAGCGCACAAGAGTGGGGCCAAAATCATTGAGATAAATAAAACATTCACTGAATACACGGATAAAATTGTAGATGTATTTTTGGAAGGCAGTGCTTCTGAAATTTTGAAAGAGATATTAATTGAACTTGACGCTAATTGA
- a CDS encoding NAD+ synthase, with product MDPYKVLGFNETVIADYLIEFLRDEIEKVGFKKAVVGLSGGIDSSLVVYLLKEALGKDNVYALIMPYRLSSKESTEDAFKVVNELGIHYKTIEITKMADGYIDESFNKVRIGNILARTRMIVLFDQSYDLSALVVGTSNKTELLLGYGTWYGDMASSLNPIGDLYKTQVRILSKHMDVPENIINKNPTADLWVGQSDEEELGFSYDEADLILYHLFDKRFSIDEVVNLGFSKKIVNGIFERVRENQFKRLPPIIAKVSRRSINWDFRFLRDWGQV from the coding sequence ATGGATCCATATAAAGTATTGGGCTTTAATGAGACTGTAATTGCAGATTATTTAATTGAGTTTTTAAGAGATGAAATAGAAAAGGTTGGCTTTAAAAAAGCGGTTGTTGGCCTATCTGGTGGTATAGATTCAAGCCTGGTTGTATATCTATTAAAAGAGGCTTTAGGAAAAGACAATGTATATGCTCTCATTATGCCTTATAGATTAAGCAGCAAAGAAAGCACAGAAGATGCTTTTAAGGTTGTAAATGAGCTTGGGATACATTATAAAACAATAGAAATAACAAAAATGGCCGACGGTTATATTGATGAGAGTTTTAATAAAGTTAGAATTGGCAATATACTAGCAAGAACAAGGATGATTGTTTTATTCGATCAAAGTTATGACTTAAGTGCGCTTGTTGTTGGCACAAGCAATAAAACAGAGCTTTTGCTAGGCTACGGTACATGGTATGGTGATATGGCTTCGAGTCTAAATCCAATAGGCGATTTGTATAAAACTCAAGTAAGAATTTTATCAAAACACATGGATGTTCCAGAAAATATCATCAATAAAAACCCCACAGCTGATTTATGGGTTGGTCAAAGCGACGAGGAAGAATTAGGTTTTTCTTACGACGAGGCAGATTTGATTTTATATCACCTATTTGACAAGCGATTTAGTATTGATGAAGTTGTAAATTTGGGTTTTTCAAAAAAAATTGTAAATGGAATTTTTGAAAGAGTAAGGGAAAATCAATTTAAAAGATTACCGCCTATTATAGCAAAAGTTAGCCGCCGAAGCATAAATTGGGATTTTAGATTTTTGAGGGATTGGGGGCAGGTTTGA
- a CDS encoding nitrilase-related carbon-nitrogen hydrolase, whose amino-acid sequence MKIAIAQFKPKLGKIKDNIKRILDFIDSALSKQCGLIVFPELSTSGYALRDLVSYSSIDLKSKILSDVIQKSNFIDIVLGYAQKEEGFYYNSAVYLSNGIVATNRKKIYLPDYGMFEEARYFARGGLLETTQTKFGKINVLICEEAFHLSVHHFIEQNKTDITIIISASPFWIYENGLDKRKIWDNICNNISSLTGNFVIYANRVGFEDGVGFFGGSLVYNPYGECIFKSDFLKEKLYIVDLNLNEISHAKEFMPLSKDKSYGSI is encoded by the coding sequence ATGAAAATTGCAATTGCCCAATTTAAGCCAAAGCTGGGGAAAATCAAAGACAACATAAAACGAATATTGGATTTTATAGATAGTGCTTTAAGTAAACAGTGTGGTTTAATTGTTTTTCCAGAACTATCTACAAGTGGTTATGCTTTGCGTGATTTAGTTAGCTATTCAAGTATAGATTTAAAAAGTAAAATTTTGAGTGATGTAATTCAAAAGAGCAATTTTATAGACATTGTATTGGGTTATGCACAAAAAGAAGAAGGTTTTTATTACAACAGTGCAGTTTATTTGTCAAATGGTATTGTTGCAACAAACAGAAAAAAAATATACCTGCCAGACTATGGTATGTTTGAAGAAGCCAGATATTTTGCAAGGGGCGGATTATTGGAAACTACGCAAACAAAATTTGGCAAAATAAATGTATTAATATGCGAAGAAGCGTTTCATTTAAGTGTTCATCATTTTATAGAGCAAAATAAGACTGATATAACAATTATTATATCTGCGTCCCCTTTTTGGATTTATGAAAATGGACTGGATAAAAGAAAAATATGGGACAATATATGCAATAATATTTCTTCTTTAACGGGCAATTTTGTTATCTATGCCAATAGGGTAGGATTTGAAGATGGCGTTGGTTTTTTTGGTGGTTCTTTGGTTTATAATCCATATGGTGAGTGTATTTTCAAGTCTGATTTTTTAAAGGAAAAACTCTACATTGTTGATTTAAATTTAAACGAAATTTCTCATGCCAAAGAATTTATGCCTCTATCAAAGGATAAGAGTTATGGATCCATATAA
- the nadC gene encoding carboxylating nicotinate-nucleotide diphosphorylase: MNKLFLEDLLKSYLLEDIYYADVTTESICKGLKAKALIRVKQDFIVAGLVFIKPIFDVLKEEVLIDFYAQDGQFVKNTSVVAVIEAKDTTLLQAERLILNIIGRLSGIATKTHYFSQLIKDYKAKIVETRKTTPGFRYFEKYAVLVGGGLNHRIGLFDAILIKDNHIKVAGSITKAVELARKTNFMKKIEVETSNFEEVKEAVLAKADVIMLDNMDIDTMRLCISTFQDKALFEASGNIDENNIVEVAKTGVDFISSGSIIHHAVWVDVNMKIGV; encoded by the coding sequence ATGAACAAACTATTTTTAGAAGACTTATTAAAATCGTACTTATTGGAAGATATATACTACGCAGATGTAACAACAGAAAGCATATGTAAAGGTTTAAAAGCCAAAGCGCTAATTAGAGTAAAGCAGGATTTTATTGTTGCTGGTTTGGTTTTTATAAAGCCCATTTTTGATGTTTTAAAAGAAGAGGTTTTGATAGATTTTTATGCTCAAGATGGTCAATTTGTGAAAAATACCAGTGTAGTTGCAGTTATTGAGGCAAAAGACACTACGCTTTTGCAAGCAGAAAGACTTATTTTGAATATTATAGGAAGGCTATCTGGCATTGCAACCAAAACGCACTACTTTAGCCAGCTAATAAAAGATTATAAAGCAAAAATTGTTGAAACGAGAAAAACTACTCCAGGTTTTAGGTATTTTGAAAAGTATGCGGTACTTGTTGGCGGTGGTTTAAACCACCGTATTGGTTTATTTGATGCAATTTTAATCAAAGATAACCATATAAAAGTCGCTGGTAGTATAACAAAAGCAGTTGAGCTAGCAAGAAAAACAAACTTCATGAAAAAAATAGAAGTTGAAACATCAAATTTTGAAGAAGTAAAAGAAGCAGTGCTTGCAAAAGCTGATGTCATAATGCTTGATAATATGGATATAGATACTATGAGGCTATGTATTTCAACATTCCAAGATAAAGCTTTATTTGAGGCTTCTGGCAATATTGACGAAAATAATATAGTTGAGGTTGCAAAAACGGGTGTAGATTTTATATCAAGTGGCTCTATAATACATCATGCAGTGTGGGTTGATGTAAATATGAAAATAGGTGTGTAG
- the nadA gene encoding quinolinate synthase NadA: MDKTLLQDKITKLKKEKNAIILAHYYQRDEVQEIADFIGDSLALSIEASKTNASMIVFCGVKFMAETAKILSPDKKVLLPVLDAGCPLADMATAENVMKMKDEIGDASIVSYVNTNVDVKMISDICCTSANAINVVKSLESKKILFVPDKHLGAYVKRNVSDKEIYLFDGYCAVHDSFNKQDIENLLAKYPNAKVCVHPESPLEVIELADFVGSTAGIIKYCKESSVKEFIIATENGIVFELKKQLPNKVFYTLGTKAICVNMKKTTLKNVADALQNDIYEINLTDEQIEKARKPIERMIAIKRQ; the protein is encoded by the coding sequence ATGGACAAAACACTTTTGCAAGATAAAATAACAAAGCTAAAAAAAGAAAAAAACGCTATTATACTTGCCCATTATTATCAAAGGGATGAGGTTCAAGAAATTGCTGATTTTATTGGTGATTCTTTGGCATTATCAATAGAAGCTTCAAAAACTAATGCCAGCATGATTGTATTTTGCGGTGTTAAGTTTATGGCTGAGACTGCAAAAATTCTATCACCAGATAAAAAGGTTTTGTTGCCTGTATTGGATGCAGGTTGTCCTTTGGCTGATATGGCAACTGCCGAAAATGTAATGAAAATGAAAGATGAAATTGGTGATGCAAGTATTGTTTCTTATGTTAACACTAACGTAGATGTAAAAATGATCTCAGATATTTGCTGCACATCTGCAAATGCTATTAATGTAGTAAAAAGTCTTGAGTCTAAAAAAATACTTTTTGTTCCTGATAAACACCTTGGGGCCTATGTGAAGAGAAATGTTAGCGATAAAGAAATTTATTTATTTGATGGCTACTGTGCTGTGCACGATAGCTTTAACAAGCAAGACATAGAAAACTTACTGGCAAAATACCCCAATGCAAAGGTTTGTGTTCACCCAGAATCGCCTCTAGAAGTTATTGAGTTAGCCGATTTTGTGGGATCAACTGCTGGAATTATAAAATACTGCAAAGAAAGTAGCGTAAAAGAATTCATAATAGCAACAGAAAATGGTATAGTGTTTGAGCTAAAAAAACAGCTACCTAACAAGGTTTTTTACACTTTAGGCACAAAGGCTATTTGTGTGAATATGAAAAAAACTACACTAAAAAATGTTGCAGATGCACTACAAAACGATATTTACGAAATAAATCTTACAGATGAGCAGATCGAAAAGGCAAGAAAACCCATAGAGCGTATGATAGCAATTAAAAGGCAATGA
- a CDS encoding TonB-dependent receptor translates to MLYRVLTSLLLVGVLCNFSWADENVVVTASKIKTQIAQTPSYTQVLTQKQIENSGALFAQDALNGLPGISVSSNGPFGGQTSFYMRGLNSYYTKYLMDGVNIGDPSAPQSYFNMSSLLPYNLSRIEIVQGSQSGLYGADAIAGVVNFITKKGKGKPHATYTQMYGSFGTYAENLSYSGKVNNFSFYLDGTRFDTSGTSKTNSYNPQTQSYSYGGKQDGYHKTAFNSRLEYDLNDFKIGLLLNAQKSQNYMDQYSPTYNVPNNSSWVNTTYPGKSYREDSESYLTKVYAQKTFNNLTLKLDTYYFEHLRYYKDSYSYPYPAVIPAPQSDFYSNNYKGYRYGSDLQLEYVFSKNFKTLGGINYTVDRMSQDYPSYFSKNRDNVGAFIEFLPSIGNLNLQAAFREDHFQTFGDHGTYKLGASYLFEPTGTIFKANWSTGFEAPTLYELYASSVPAWFFSGGNRNLSPERSKSWDIGFMQNLFNNKVSFGTTYFRTTITNRIDYYTNPNTWVSTYENVPGNTVATGIESYVKFRPIKQIEFGINYTYTDSTDPTANMQAAHIPYSVTTGYINYSPIDKLTLHLDGRYIGTRYDDSSHTHQTGRYAVFDGNIAYNITKDLKASLAIYNIFNRFYQDIWGYTTLKRSAYATVSYTF, encoded by the coding sequence ATGTTGTATAGAGTACTGACAAGTTTATTATTGGTGGGGGTTTTGTGTAATTTTTCATGGGCTGATGAAAATGTAGTGGTAACAGCTTCTAAAATTAAAACGCAAATTGCTCAAACACCTTCTTACACACAGGTATTAACGCAAAAGCAAATTGAAAACTCTGGCGCATTATTTGCTCAAGATGCGCTAAATGGTCTGCCCGGTATATCTGTTTCTTCAAACGGTCCGTTTGGTGGTCAAACCTCTTTTTATATGAGAGGACTTAATAGTTATTATACAAAGTACTTAATGGATGGTGTAAATATTGGTGATCCGTCTGCCCCACAATCATACTTTAACATGTCTTCGCTTTTGCCGTACAATTTAAGCCGCATAGAAATTGTTCAAGGCTCTCAAAGCGGACTTTATGGTGCTGATGCAATTGCCGGAGTTGTTAATTTCATTACAAAAAAAGGCAAAGGCAAACCCCATGCCACATACACGCAAATGTATGGCTCTTTTGGCACATACGCAGAAAATCTATCATATTCTGGAAAAGTTAATAATTTCTCTTTTTATTTAGACGGCACAAGGTTTGATACATCTGGCACCTCAAAAACAAACTCTTACAACCCACAAACTCAATCTTACTCCTACGGTGGAAAGCAAGATGGCTATCACAAAACGGCTTTTAATTCACGCTTAGAATACGATTTAAATGATTTTAAAATAGGTTTGCTTCTTAATGCACAAAAATCACAAAATTATATGGACCAGTATAGTCCAACTTACAATGTTCCAAATAATAGCTCGTGGGTAAATACAACATATCCAGGAAAATCATACAGAGAAGATAGCGAAAGTTATTTAACAAAAGTTTATGCACAAAAGACTTTTAATAATCTAACGCTAAAATTAGATACTTATTACTTTGAACATTTAAGGTACTATAAAGATAGTTATAGTTACCCATACCCGGCCGTTATACCAGCTCCACAAAGCGATTTCTACAGCAACAACTACAAAGGCTATCGATACGGCAGTGATTTGCAGTTAGAGTATGTTTTTAGTAAAAATTTCAAGACATTGGGTGGGATAAACTACACAGTAGATAGAATGAGCCAAGATTACCCAAGTTACTTCAGCAAAAACCGCGACAATGTAGGCGCTTTTATTGAATTTTTGCCCAGTATTGGCAATTTAAACCTACAGGCAGCTTTTCGTGAAGATCATTTTCAAACATTTGGCGATCACGGTACATATAAACTTGGCGCAAGTTATCTATTTGAACCCACAGGAACAATTTTTAAAGCAAATTGGTCAACAGGTTTTGAAGCGCCAACCCTCTATGAGCTATATGCAAGCAGCGTACCAGCTTGGTTTTTTAGCGGAGGAAATAGAAATCTCTCGCCAGAGCGCTCAAAAAGCTGGGATATAGGCTTTATGCAAAACCTTTTTAACAATAAAGTCTCTTTTGGTACCACTTACTTTAGAACAACAATTACAAACAGAATAGATTATTACACAAACCCAAATACATGGGTGTCTACTTATGAAAATGTGCCAGGAAACACTGTAGCAACAGGTATTGAATCATATGTAAAGTTTAGACCAATAAAGCAAATAGAATTTGGTATAAACTACACCTATACAGATAGCACCGACCCAACTGCGAACATGCAAGCAGCTCACATACCATACAGTGTAACTACGGGTTATATCAATTATTCACCTATAGATAAACTAACACTGCATTTAGATGGTAGATATATAGGCACAAGGTATGATGATAGCTCTCATACACACCAAACAGGCAGGTATGCAGTATTTGATGGCAACATTGCATACAACATCACAAAAGACCTAAAAGCATCTTTGGCTATCTATAATATTTTTAACAGGTTTTATCAGGATATTTGGGGTTATACCACTCTAAAACGCAGTGCCTATGCAACAGTTAGCTACACATTCTAA